The genome window CGAGCGATCCCACGCCCCTGCTACTCAACTAGCACAGCTCCTTGTTTTTCTCCCTAGGTGATTATCCTCTTGCATTCATAACGGGGTCCTAACATTTATAAATGAGCTCTTTCCTTTTTGTAATAATAATTCTTTAACTCACAATCAACGGACTTGGCTATGATCTGAAATTCCCTACAGCCCACCATCAATATAAGTTAGTGTTCATGTTTTTGAGACACTTATTTCAGTGTCCTGAGTCCGAGATGGCCTCGGACACTGAGGCCGCCCACTGCAGCCCTGAGACGACGGCCTTGGCTGATTAAAGCCCTCAGCTCCCGCTCGCTTTCACATGGGAGCCCAGCAGGGGAAATAACTCTTAGATCAAAATCAATAAGCTAGTTATTCATTCTTTTTCTCCCATGTCTCGCTCCAGTCAAGAACTGGAGCACAGCATTGAATTGACAGTAATTTGTTCAGACGTTAATTACAATGCACTGGGcaatcatttacatttattttactcATATTTCTATTTTACAATTTACAAACTAGataaaaaataacataaataaatgacGTTTCATGTACCTAAAatcatacaaaaacaaaaaatgacagTATAGACACAAATAAGCACAACGTTAATCCATATGACTAGAtcagttgagagagagagagagagagagagagagagagagagagagagagagagagatgatggtgTTGTTAGTGTAATCTTTTGAAATATTCTACATTAAGAAGCTTGGCACAGTACATTCtagttctccttctcctcttcttttcaGTCACACTGTCCTTGCATATTCCAAACAGACCTGTCCAATAGAAAAGGCCTAACCAAACAATGACGGCATCATGGAAACACAGTCAGAGGTCCCAGACTTTTTCATATGTGCAAGCGTCACAAAGATGTgaggacaaaaaaataaaaaaaataaacaaaaacaaaacaaacccaaAAATCCCTCATGATCTGGTACACATATTCATCACAGGACGGACTGCGTTGGTGACATAATGAGAGTGATGGTAAAAATCAAGTCTCAAATGTTCATATCCCTTTCTTTAGGTGTGAAAACATTCCTGTAGTCTATTGTAGATACAAACACATGTGCCTCTTTTCCGTAGTTCTCCCCAAGTCCTGGGGCAGCAAACAGTAGTGTAGCTCCATCACTGTTTCCACGGCTTCCCATAGTTTTTGACTTCAGGGATGACTCAAAAGGTCTCTAGATTTACAGCTGAGTCTCCCATAATCCTTTgaaaaacacagcacacacagcagaggcttagcaAACAGCATTCAGCGCCAGGTGTCTCGCTTTACACAAGCAGCGAGCGGCCGCGGCGTCAAGCGATCGGCGGGTTAGTCTCTGCACGTGTCCTACGTGCCTTCTTTTGAGTTTGCCTACTCCTTTAAttcccttcttcttctcttccttgaaatgtgtctttttttatttttgcaaaCAGTCTGTCATCTGTCAGATAGACGAAAGCTCACAATGGGGCTGCGGCAGAATTTTTTAAGAAGACATTCTGTCAcgagcatacacaaacacatcgtGCAGCTGGGAAAAGCTGAGAAGAcgcggtggtgtgtgtgtgtgtgtgtgtgtgtgtgtgggggggggggggtagattgGGGGCGGGAGGGTGCGGAGGCTAGCTTGGCAGAAATCTGGAATCTCAGGGTGTGCAGTAAGTCCTGGTGGGGTTGGAGAGAGTCACAGACAGTGAGGGGGAGTTGGTATCCAGGTGGGTCACACGGATTACTGGACAGATGATGGCACAGGAGCAAAACTGTTGCCATGCTGGACGTCCACAGAGACAGCActgcagctgagagagagaagaagaagaagaagaagaagaagaagaagaagaagaagaagaagaggatgaGACACTGGCCCTCTGGACAAGCTCACAGTCCTACCCACACGAGCTAGGATGCTTATCTCACACTAACATGCACTGAACTTTAATGTTCTCCTTTCTCCATGCGCGCTTGctagagtatatatactctgtGACTGACGGAGACAAAGGTCTATTGTTTGGTTCTGCTTGGCATTTGAGGGGAACACAGTATGTGCAGCGCGCGCCATGTGGTCGCATTCTAGCGTTCAGCTCATCCATTTAAACATCACTGTGGCCTGCCAACATCCGTTGGGGCCGGTGGGCCAGAGAGCTAGCGCTCGTGGTTGCGTAGTCCTTTTTGCGTCTTAATAATGGGATAAATATCTACGGGGCATAAGCTGTAAATGGAAACACCCCGTCATAAAGAGAGCAGGGTCAGTGGCTGCTTCCATTGGGGGGCTTACCTTAGCTCAGCCAGCTGGCCCCCATGCGCTTCCACggagacaggggggggggggcagggacaggGGGCGGCCCATGTTGACTTTACAGCCCGCCAGCAGCCTCCAGTAAGGAAGACTCCAGGGAGGGAAGCAGAaggggaaaagagaaaagaaaaagagggcgagggagagagagagagagaaatacaaaaGCGAGGGATCAAGGGGGAGCcacagagaggtggaggaggtgaaagagaaagagagagagagagagagagagagagagagagagagagagagagagagagagagagagagagagagagagagagagagagagagagatgcaaagtGGAGCGAGGTTTTCTAATCCAACTGGTGCACACAGATTGTCGGCCAAGTGGAACCCGGTGGTGTATTGCGGAGTGGAGACAGATATTCCATTTcaaaggggtgggggtgagatGGGTgtctggaggtggaggtggggtggggtgggctggTCTGGAGAACGTCCAGCGCTGGACGAGAGACCAGAGAGGCGCTTCACTCGGCACAGAAACCGACCGCAGATAAATGCCTCCCCACAGCATGAGAGCACTGCCGAGCCAAGAAaaagggagaggaaaaaaaaatctcaaaaaagagagaaaaaagaaaatcgtTACATCTCTGAGGCCGCCATTTTCTCCACCGTTGTTAACTGCCAGGTGGACCGACTCTGCTCAAAAGTCTTAaaatggcagaaaaaaaaatcccaagGGACTATTTGTACATTTATACACTgatacatacatttaaaaaagcaAACAAAGTCGAGAAGAGAAACACCCTTTTAAGATCCACTGAAATGCAGAAGGCACAGCAGTTTAGCCTTCCAGAAGTCATTTTCCAGTCTGTCAATGTGAATCTCAAGCTTCCATTGGCTAAAGGGCATGGAGGGCGCTGTGTGAAAAAAAGTGCTCAATAGCTCTCATCCTCCAGTCTCTTCTGCTGCGTAATTTGCCATCGTCTTCTTTTTATGTTCAAAATTGTATTTAATTTAAAGTGCATGGATGAGGTAAATGGATTTCCAACAAAAAAGTTCAAAAccaacacataaaaaaacaaaccaaaaaattATGTTTTGAAATTGTTATCCATTTATGTTGGTCTCAAACGGGAACCATTCTGTCTTGTATCTGTTGCATTTGGGACAGCATTCCTTGTGCACTGGTGAGGATCTTGTCTTGATGTGCTGCAGAGGAAATCCCTATTCTAGCCATGTCCCTGTAAATGAAAAAAAGACAAGAGACCAAGGATCAACAAAAAGAGTCCTCTGGGTCAACCAATCGGTCCATTTCACCAGACATGTCCTCACTCTTACTTTGTAAATCTACAACACTTCAGAAAGAATTCAGAGTCAACGTTTCATTAAATATTTTGAGAGAAAACCTGTTGCATCTCTGTTATAGTATAAGATATGCAGGATAAAGCTTTAAACTGGGTCTAATATTTCACACAAAATATACTCTGAATATATAAGAATACATTAGAGATCACAGAATAACACACAGGCTCTTATGTAGTCACAGTAGGCCGGTCTGTTTTCTCCTGACAACACGGGTGACTCAGCTGTCAGTGAGgccggtgtgtgtctgtgtgtgtgtgtgtgtgtgtgtgtgtgtgtgtgtgtgtgtgtgtgtgtgtgatgacactCACTCCTGAGTCAGGTGCACCACAGCCTCTGGGGTGGTATAGCCGGCGGCGGTGAAGTTGTCGCGGTAACGCTCCATGTTGATGGCGGCCAGCCAGTCGGCCACTGAGCCCAGCGTGGAGGAGAACTCAGGACTGCTGGGCTCCAACAGAGCCGTGTTGGGCCTGAcaccagagacagagacacacagagaaaattTTATTTTAGCATCTACTTTATTTTGTGAGAAAAGCACGTTATAAAAAAGCTCTACTCtagtattttttaaataaatgtgcaggattatatatacatacacacacagacacacacacatacctgtgggTCTCTCCTCCAGTCCTCTTCAGGCTACTGGGGTTGCGGATGAGCTTGTCCAGCATATTGACGATCTGGCTGAACTTGGGCCTCTCGGCGCGCTCCTTCTGCCAGCAGTCCAGCATGAGCTGGTGCAGAGACACTGGGCAGTCCATGGGTGGCGGCAGCCTGTAGCCCTCTTCTATGGCCTTTATCacctgagacagagagatggacagagagagggaggagaatcAGTAACTGAGTCATTGAGCCAGCTGATTAGCTGATTTATCTGCTTTGCatgtaaaaaaaatctgtttttattttggGTTCAGAGGGTTGTTTGACTCTTGTTCTTCTATGTGTCTTTTCCCTGGTTCAATTAGCACAGTTCTCTGTGGTTGTTTTGATgtttcttttgttgttgttagggCAATTGTTGATTTACTCAATACTGCTGGCTAGCTATATAATGAGCCTTTTATGAAGAACATTTGCCTGCCTGTAAAACCCTGGAAAAATAATAAATGTAtaagcaactttttttttcgcTTCAAAATAAGCACTTACGTCCTGGTTACTCATGTCCCAATATGGCCGCTCCCCATACGACATCACTTCCCACATAACAATGCCGTAGCTCCAAACGTCGCTCGCCGAAGTGAACTTCCTGTATGTGATGGCCTCTGGTGCTGTCCAGCGAATGGGGATCTTTCCTCCCTGCGATTGATAGGTTCCCGTTATTTCCTTTCAAGagacacagcagacacacacacacaccgggggTTAATCATCCACAcggggcatacacacacagacacacacaagcagggatGAACTTGCACTGAGGTTAGTCTTTCGCTCGCAAGACATTACAGGCCaagatacaaacaaacacatggcaACATTCATCATAAGGGTTTGCATgctcacacacctacacacccacacagagacaggtttgtcctcacacatacacttacacacttacacacaccagcgcgcgcactcacacacacacacacaaacacacacacatacacacacaaaatcacacacacacatacacacacacgtgcacacactctcacacacgcgtgcgcacacacacacacacacacacacacacacacacagagtgtatgCGTTTCCTGGAAGAGAGGTCCAAACGCTGGTCTGTTATTGTTAGTCATTAGGCGCATGGTGTGCGCACACAAAACCCCCAAGCACAGCGGCTTCCAGCTGACAAGTTCTTTGCGAGTGAGTCAGGCTCACAGAGCACAGCCAGAAACAGCAAACAGAACCTGTGGTCTGGGCCCCGTCCCAGagtctcagagagagagggagagagagagagagagagagagagagagagagagagagagagagagagagagagagagagagagagagagagagaaaacaaaagggacacagacacagtgagagtgagcgagagaaaagagagagggggacagagaaagaaaggagtgagagatggagagagtgtaaaacaggcagaggaagagaggactCACCCGTGTGGTGTAGGCCGCCTCTGGGTCCTCCTCCAGCACGCGGGACATGCCGAAGTCGGACACCTTGCAGACCAGGTTGCTGTTGACCAGGATGTTGCGGGCGGCCAGGTCGCGGTGCACGTAGCTCATATCGGACAGGTACTTCATGCCCGAGGCGATGCCACGCAGGATGCCCACCAGCTGGATGACGGTGAAGCGCCCATCGTTCTTCTGTTGGAGGCCGACAGGACAGAGGTTAGCCAGCGCCAGGTGTTAGCGTTCAGCTGTAGCCCAGGGGACTGAGCTGGGTGTGTTTTAGCCATTAGCCCCGTTAGCAAGGAGTCA of Alosa sapidissima isolate fAloSap1 chromosome 1, fAloSap1.pri, whole genome shotgun sequence contains these proteins:
- the LOC121681893 gene encoding LOW QUALITY PROTEIN: ephrin type-A receptor 4a-like (The sequence of the model RefSeq protein was modified relative to this genomic sequence to represent the inferred CDS: deleted 2 bases in 2 codons); its protein translation is MASPSWTPLSWPLSSGPNQTRPALTPTPAHHQQGDHERGGWDHFRLFIVCSQLCSSITCLSLSPSWPNRRSKYSKAKQDSDEEKHLHPGVRIYVDPFTYEDPNQAVREFAKEIDASCIKIEKVIGIGEFGEVCSGRLKMPGKREICVAIKTLKAGYTDKQRRDFLSEASIMGQFDHPNIIRLEGVVTKCNRVMIITEYMENGSLDAFLRKNDGRFTVIQLVGILRGIASGMKYLSDMSYVHRDLAARNILVNSNLVCKVSDFGMSRVLEEDPEAAYTTREITGTYQSQGGKIPIRWTAPEAITYRKFTSASDVWSYGIVMWEVMSYGERPYWDMSNQDVIKAIEEGYRLPPPMDCPVSLHQLMLDCWQKERAERPKFSQIVNMLDKLIRNPSSLKRTGGETHRPNTALLEPSSPEFSSTLGSVADWLAAINMERYRDNFTAAGYTTPEAVVHLTQEDMARIGISSAAHQDKILTSAQGMLSQMQQIQDRMVPV